The following proteins come from a genomic window of Flavobacterium eburneipallidum:
- the nusA gene encoding transcription termination factor NusA yields MENLALIDSFSEFKDDKLIDRVTLMAILEDVFRNALKKKFGSDDNFDIIINPDKGDMEIWQRRVIVADDDLDLDHLEITLTEARKIEPDFEIGEEVSEEVKLIDLGRRAILALRQNLISKIHEHDNTNLYKQFKDLIGDIYTAEVHHVRPRVVILVDDEGNEIVLPKEKQIPSDFFRKGDNVRGIIESVELKGNKPQIIMSRTSEKFLEKLFEQEIPEVFDGLIMVKNVVRIPGEKAKVAVDSYDDRIDPVGACVGMKGSRIHGIVRELGNENIDVINYTSNIQLYITRALSPAKVSSIKINEDTKRAEVFLKLEEVSKAIGRGGHNIKLAGQLTGYELDVIREGDVAGTVADEDDVELTEFSDEIEEWVIEEFAKIGLDTAKSILKQDVEDLVRRTDLEEETILDVMRILKEEFDS; encoded by the coding sequence ATGGAAAATTTAGCATTAATCGATTCATTTTCAGAGTTTAAAGATGATAAACTTATTGATCGTGTAACGCTTATGGCGATATTAGAAGATGTATTCAGAAATGCATTGAAGAAAAAGTTTGGATCAGATGATAATTTCGATATTATTATTAACCCTGATAAAGGGGATATGGAAATCTGGCAAAGAAGAGTGATTGTTGCTGATGATGATTTAGATTTAGATCATTTGGAAATTACATTAACAGAAGCAAGAAAAATTGAGCCTGATTTCGAAATTGGAGAAGAAGTTTCAGAAGAAGTAAAATTGATAGATTTAGGAAGAAGAGCTATTTTGGCTTTGCGTCAAAACCTTATTTCTAAAATCCATGAACACGATAATACTAATCTTTACAAACAATTTAAAGATTTAATAGGAGATATTTATACTGCCGAAGTGCATCACGTTCGTCCTAGAGTAGTTATTTTAGTAGATGATGAAGGAAATGAAATTGTTTTGCCAAAAGAGAAACAAATACCATCTGATTTTTTTAGAAAAGGAGATAACGTTCGTGGAATTATTGAAAGCGTTGAATTGAAAGGAAATAAACCTCAAATTATTATGTCTAGAACTTCTGAAAAGTTCCTAGAAAAATTATTTGAACAAGAAATTCCAGAAGTTTTTGACGGATTAATCATGGTGAAAAATGTAGTGAGAATTCCTGGCGAAAAAGCAAAAGTAGCTGTTGATTCTTATGATGATAGAATCGATCCTGTTGGAGCTTGTGTGGGGATGAAAGGTTCTCGTATTCACGGTATTGTTCGTGAATTAGGGAACGAAAACATCGATGTTATCAATTACACTAGCAACATTCAACTATATATTACGAGAGCATTAAGTCCAGCAAAAGTTTCTTCGATTAAAATTAATGAAGATACAAAAAGAGCGGAAGTTTTCTTGAAATTAGAAGAAGTTTCTAAAGCAATTGGTCGTGGTGGACATAATATCAAGTTAGCTGGTCAATTGACAGGTTATGAATTGGATGTAATCCGTGAAGGAGATGTGGCTGGAACTGTTGCTGATGAAGATGATGTTGAATTAACAGAGTTTTCAGATGAAATTGAAGAATGGGTAATCGAAGAATTTGCAAAAATTGGATTAGATACTGCAAAAAGTATCTTAAAACAAGATGTAGAGGATTTGGTTAGAAGAACAGATCTTGAAGAGGAAACAATTTTAGATGTAATGAGAATATTAAAAGAAGAATTCGATAGTTAG
- a CDS encoding SPOR domain-containing protein, with protein sequence MRILALNKIYFTILTLTILTFKTQAQEQNISVVEDPKFEQLLNEKRKINTSLTVNDSYKIQIFSGGSEIAKKTLSEFKQEFKDIDATIVFNTPNYKVWVGNFKTRIEAERNLANIKNRYKNVLLIKPSK encoded by the coding sequence ATGAGAATTCTAGCTTTGAACAAAATCTATTTCACTATCCTAACCCTAACAATTTTAACATTTAAGACTCAAGCTCAAGAGCAAAATATTTCGGTTGTTGAAGACCCAAAGTTTGAGCAACTATTAAACGAAAAGAGAAAAATAAATACTTCTCTTACAGTAAACGACTCTTACAAAATCCAAATTTTTAGTGGCGGAAGCGAAATTGCCAAAAAAACATTAAGTGAATTCAAACAAGAATTCAAAGACATTGATGCTACTATTGTTTTTAACACACCCAATTATAAAGTATGGGTTGGAAATTTCAAAACTCGTATTGAAGCAGAACGAAATTTGGCAAACATAAAAAACAGATACAAAAATGTGCTTTTGATAAAGCCAAGTAAGTAG
- a CDS encoding c-type cytochrome, translated as MKKVGNHNSISRKLYLSLAFMLTLSLTSYAQETAPAVATPVDATATPAATSGGDPVKGKEIFNTNCAACHKLDAKSTGPALRGVGAKYDKAWIYKWVHNSGDLIKSGDAKAVKVFEENNKVPMTAFPQLSESDIDNIIAYTMEEKAAAPVAVAGEKLPGTTSEEGGISNNVILGALSLVMLILIVMLFLVNNILKKVAAANGIEVVAKEKALPIWKAFVRNQFLVLITSIFLLLASGYFVYGYFMQVGVDQEYAPIQPIHYSHRIHAGSNGINCNYCHSAARVSKSAGIPSLNVCMNCHKSISEVSDTTATAEYSKAFYDGEIAKLYKAVGWDPATQKYSGKPQAVKWVRIHNLQSFVYFNHSQHVTVAGVECQTCHGPVQTYEIQKQFAPLTMKWCIDCHRKTEVKMEGNDYYAKIHEQLSKKYGVEKLTAAQMGGLECGKCHY; from the coding sequence ATGAAAAAGGTGGGTAACCATAATTCGATTTCAAGGAAATTATATTTAAGTTTAGCTTTTATGTTGACCTTATCTCTAACTTCTTATGCGCAAGAAACAGCTCCTGCTGTTGCAACTCCCGTAGATGCAACTGCAACTCCTGCTGCTACATCAGGTGGTGATCCTGTAAAAGGGAAAGAGATTTTTAATACAAATTGCGCTGCATGTCATAAATTAGATGCAAAATCAACAGGGCCGGCTCTTAGGGGTGTTGGTGCAAAGTATGATAAAGCTTGGATTTACAAGTGGGTTCATAATAGTGGGGATCTAATCAAATCTGGTGATGCTAAAGCAGTAAAAGTTTTTGAAGAAAACAACAAGGTGCCAATGACTGCTTTTCCACAGTTGTCAGAGTCTGATATTGATAATATCATTGCTTACACAATGGAGGAAAAAGCTGCAGCTCCTGTTGCTGTTGCCGGTGAGAAATTGCCAGGTACTACTAGTGAAGAAGGTGGTATTTCTAACAATGTAATTTTGGGAGCACTATCTTTAGTGATGTTGATTTTAATCGTAATGTTGTTTTTGGTAAACAATATTTTGAAAAAGGTTGCGGCAGCTAATGGAATAGAGGTAGTTGCAAAAGAAAAGGCATTGCCGATTTGGAAAGCTTTTGTAAGGAATCAATTTTTGGTTTTGATAACTTCAATATTTTTATTGTTGGCAAGTGGTTATTTTGTTTATGGCTACTTTATGCAGGTTGGTGTTGATCAGGAGTATGCCCCTATTCAGCCAATTCATTATTCTCACAGAATTCACGCAGGCAGTAATGGGATTAATTGTAATTACTGTCACTCTGCTGCTAGGGTTAGTAAAAGTGCTGGAATTCCTTCGCTTAATGTTTGTATGAATTGTCACAAGAGTATTTCTGAAGTCTCTGATACTACTGCAACTGCAGAATATTCAAAAGCTTTTTATGATGGTGAAATTGCAAAATTGTACAAAGCTGTGGGTTGGGATCCAGCTACTCAAAAATATTCTGGAAAACCACAGGCGGTAAAATGGGTTCGTATTCACAACTTGCAAAGTTTTGTTTACTTCAACCACTCGCAACACGTAACTGTTGCAGGTGTTGAATGTCAAACTTGTCATGGTCCAGTTCAAACTTATGAGATTCAAAAACAATTTGCTCCATTGACTATGAAGTGGTGTATCGATTGTCATAGAAAAACAGAGGTTAAAATGGAAGGAAACGACTATTATGCCAAAATTCACGAACAACTTTCTAAAAAATACGGTGTAGAGAAATTGACTGCAGCGCAAATGGGTGGTTTAGAATGCGGTAAATGCCACTATTAA
- a CDS encoding universal stress protein, translating into MKRILIPTDFSKYSEEALKIAAQIAKNHNSEIILLHMLELPHQGSDAVGGGKSIPEIMLYKDKAIENLEKLMDAEYLKGIEVSEAIEFKKVYEGIIDASIKNKVDLIIMGSHGTSGFDELLVGSNAEKVVRHSKIPVLVIKKEIENFKTENFVFASDFSKETHKPFEKVIEYVKLFNSKLFLVMISTPNSFKTTHNAEKIMRNFVEKFELKNYSSHIYNDTNIENGIINFSNSVNADIIGICTHGRTGLAHFFNGSIGEELVNHASKPVITFRI; encoded by the coding sequence ATGAAACGGATTTTAATACCCACTGACTTTTCTAAATATTCCGAAGAAGCTTTAAAGATTGCCGCACAAATTGCTAAAAATCATAACAGCGAAATCATTTTATTACACATGCTAGAACTTCCACATCAAGGAAGTGATGCTGTTGGCGGTGGTAAAAGCATACCAGAAATCATGCTTTATAAAGACAAAGCTATAGAGAATTTAGAAAAACTGATGGATGCCGAATATTTAAAAGGAATAGAAGTATCCGAAGCTATTGAATTTAAAAAAGTTTACGAAGGCATTATTGACGCCTCTATAAAAAACAAAGTAGATTTAATCATCATGGGATCACACGGAACTTCTGGATTTGACGAACTTTTAGTAGGATCTAATGCAGAAAAAGTAGTTCGCCATTCGAAAATACCCGTTTTAGTAATTAAAAAGGAAATTGAAAATTTTAAAACCGAAAACTTTGTGTTTGCTTCTGATTTTTCTAAAGAAACACACAAACCATTCGAAAAAGTAATTGAATATGTAAAACTATTCAATTCAAAACTATTTTTAGTAATGATTTCTACTCCCAATAGCTTCAAAACCACACACAACGCCGAAAAAATCATGCGCAATTTTGTTGAAAAATTTGAATTAAAAAACTATTCGTCACACATTTATAACGATACCAATATAGAGAATGGAATTATCAATTTTTCCAACAGTGTAAATGCTGATATCATTGGGATTTGCACACATGGCAGAACTGGATTAGCTCATTTTTTTAACGGAAGCATCGGAGAAGAACTTGTAAATCATGCTTCAAAACCGGTAATCACTTTCAGAATCTAA
- the infB gene encoding translation initiation factor IF-2, which yields MSEEKIIRINKVLRELNISLERAVDYLKDKGIVVESNPNTKISNDVYNVLCGQFAGDRGNKEASKEVGEEKRKEKENLRLEREKEIEEKRKQDEERLRSQEVIKARASVTGPTLVGNIDLNPKKSVVVSPPVAVEKKEIPPVDNIQQEKPAQQEPIKQEIVAEKKAVEPLAEKVKTQEEAVIASPKADAPKVETAPVIDAPPVEESITTQYQKLSGATLTGQVIDLSQFNKPKKKKEDPKITPNKPGTPGAAANAANNANKNKRKRIAPKPGAPRPPATPGVPGAPNPNKITPNAGGGGFNANRGARPGFVKGARPAITAKVEPTEEEVKNQIRETLEKLQGKGGKSKAAKYRRDKRDTHRQKSDDEQRALDEGSKTIKVTEFVTVGEIAIMMDVPITKVIGTCMSLGIMVTQNQRLDAETLTIVADEFGYEVEFITVDIEEAIQVVEDKEEDLVFRAPIVTVMGHVDHGKTSLLDYIRKENVIAGESGGITQHIGAYGVTLDNGQKIAFLDTPGHEAFTAMRARGAQVTDIAIIVVAADDDIMPQTKEAISHAQAAGVPIIFAINKIDKPNANVERIKERLAGMNLLVEDWGGKIQSHDISAKIGTGVKELLEKVLLEAEILDLKANPNKAAQGTVVEAFLDKGKGYVSTILVQHGTLKVGDYMLAGKHHGKIKAMHDERGHIVKEAGPSTPVSVLGLDGAATAGDKFNVFEDEKEAKQIAAKRSQLMREQSVRTQRHITLDEIGRRIALGQFKELNIILKGDVDGSVEALSDSFSKLSTEEIQINIIHKGVGAITETDVMLASASDAIIIGFNVRPAGNARQLADKEEIDIRYYSIIYAAIDDLKDAMEGMLAPEMKEEVLGTAEIRELFKISKVGTIAGCMVMDGKIARNAKIRIIRDGVVVHEGELIALKRFKDDVKEVAKGYDCGIQIKGYNDIEERDVIEAFHEVAIKKKLK from the coding sequence ATGTCTGAAGAGAAAATTATTAGAATAAACAAGGTTTTAAGGGAATTGAATATTTCTTTAGAAAGAGCTGTGGATTATCTAAAAGATAAAGGGATTGTGGTTGAATCCAATCCTAACACAAAAATTTCTAACGATGTGTACAATGTCTTGTGCGGTCAGTTTGCAGGCGATAGAGGGAATAAAGAAGCTTCTAAAGAAGTAGGAGAAGAGAAAAGAAAAGAGAAAGAAAATTTACGCCTCGAACGTGAAAAAGAAATAGAAGAAAAACGCAAACAAGACGAAGAAAGATTAAGAAGTCAAGAAGTTATTAAGGCAAGAGCTAGTGTAACTGGTCCAACATTAGTTGGTAATATTGATCTTAATCCCAAAAAATCAGTAGTAGTTTCTCCTCCAGTAGCTGTTGAAAAAAAGGAAATCCCTCCAGTGGATAATATTCAACAAGAAAAACCAGCTCAACAAGAACCAATAAAGCAAGAAATTGTTGCAGAGAAAAAAGCAGTTGAGCCTCTTGCTGAAAAGGTAAAGACTCAAGAAGAAGCTGTTATTGCTAGCCCAAAAGCAGATGCTCCTAAAGTGGAAACAGCTCCAGTAATTGATGCTCCACCAGTTGAAGAATCAATCACAACACAATATCAAAAATTATCGGGAGCAACTTTAACAGGTCAAGTAATTGATTTATCTCAATTTAATAAACCTAAAAAGAAAAAAGAAGACCCAAAAATTACGCCTAACAAACCAGGTACTCCAGGAGCAGCTGCAAATGCAGCTAATAATGCTAATAAAAATAAGCGTAAAAGAATTGCTCCAAAACCAGGTGCGCCAAGACCGCCTGCAACACCAGGAGTTCCAGGCGCTCCAAATCCAAATAAGATTACTCCAAATGCTGGAGGTGGAGGTTTTAATGCAAACAGAGGGGCTAGGCCAGGCTTCGTAAAAGGAGCTAGACCAGCAATCACTGCCAAAGTTGAGCCAACAGAAGAAGAAGTTAAAAATCAAATTAGAGAGACTTTAGAGAAACTACAAGGAAAAGGTGGTAAATCGAAAGCGGCTAAATATAGAAGAGATAAAAGAGATACGCACCGTCAGAAATCGGATGATGAGCAAAGAGCATTAGATGAAGGTAGTAAAACTATTAAAGTTACAGAATTTGTAACTGTTGGTGAAATTGCTATCATGATGGATGTGCCAATTACAAAAGTGATTGGAACTTGTATGTCACTTGGTATCATGGTTACTCAAAATCAGCGTTTAGATGCTGAAACACTAACAATTGTTGCTGATGAATTTGGATATGAAGTTGAGTTTATTACTGTTGACATTGAAGAAGCAATTCAGGTTGTAGAAGATAAAGAAGAAGATCTTGTTTTTAGAGCACCGATTGTAACGGTAATGGGTCACGTCGATCACGGTAAAACCTCTTTGCTAGATTATATTCGTAAAGAAAATGTTATCGCTGGAGAGTCTGGGGGAATTACACAGCATATTGGTGCCTACGGAGTAACATTGGATAACGGACAAAAAATAGCTTTCCTTGATACACCGGGTCACGAAGCCTTTACGGCGATGCGTGCTCGTGGAGCTCAAGTAACTGATATCGCTATTATTGTAGTTGCGGCGGATGATGATATCATGCCACAAACCAAAGAAGCTATTTCTCATGCGCAGGCTGCGGGAGTTCCAATCATATTTGCTATCAATAAAATTGATAAACCAAATGCGAACGTAGAGAGAATTAAAGAGCGTTTAGCGGGTATGAATTTATTGGTTGAAGATTGGGGAGGAAAAATTCAATCGCATGATATTTCTGCAAAAATAGGAACAGGTGTCAAAGAGTTATTAGAAAAAGTTTTATTAGAAGCTGAAATATTAGACTTAAAAGCTAATCCAAATAAAGCCGCTCAAGGAACTGTTGTAGAAGCATTTTTGGATAAAGGAAAAGGATACGTTTCTACCATATTAGTACAACACGGAACCCTTAAAGTGGGAGATTATATGTTAGCTGGAAAACATCATGGAAAAATTAAAGCCATGCATGATGAAAGAGGTCATATTGTAAAAGAAGCAGGACCTTCAACTCCAGTGTCAGTTTTAGGATTGGACGGAGCAGCAACTGCGGGTGATAAGTTCAACGTTTTTGAAGACGAAAAAGAAGCCAAACAAATAGCTGCTAAACGTTCTCAATTGATGCGTGAACAATCTGTTCGTACACAACGTCATATAACATTAGATGAAATTGGACGTAGAATTGCATTGGGTCAATTTAAAGAATTGAACATTATCCTTAAAGGAGATGTGGATGGTTCTGTTGAAGCCTTGTCTGATTCGTTCTCTAAATTATCTACCGAAGAAATTCAAATCAATATTATTCATAAAGGTGTTGGGGCCATTACTGAAACTGACGTCATGTTGGCTTCTGCTTCAGATGCAATCATCATCGGATTTAATGTTCGTCCTGCTGGAAATGCAAGACAATTAGCTGATAAAGAAGAAATCGATATCCGTTACTATTCTATCATTTACGCCGCTATCGACGACTTGAAAGATGCGATGGAAGGAATGTTAGCGCCAGAAATGAAAGAAGAAGTTCTTGGTACTGCTGAAATTAGAGAATTATTCAAAATCTCTAAAGTGGGAACTATTGCTGGATGTATGGTTATGGATGGTAAAATTGCCAGAAACGCTAAAATCAGAATTATCCGTGATGGAGTTGTGGTTCATGAAGGTGAGCTAATAGCCTTGAAACGTTTCAAAGATGATGTGAAAGAAGTGGCTAAAGGGTACGATTGTGGTATTCAAATAAAAGGATACAACGACATCGAAGAAAGAGACGTTATCGAAGCTTTCCACGAAGTGGCCATCAAAAAGAAATTGAAATAA
- a CDS encoding glycosyltransferase family 117 protein, translating into MAAFNFNKWNTISGWCVFAIALITYTLTVEPTMSFWDCGEYIATSAKLEVGHPPGAPLFQMIGAFFAMFAIDNTQVALMVNMMSVFSSAFTVLFMFWSSSIILKNIISRVSELNQNNSIVILGSSFVGALAYTFSDSFWASAVEAEVYAMASLLISLLFWLGLRWEQDMDSPRGNRWLLIISLVVGLSFGVHFMALLAIPAVGFLYYFKHYKTVTVKNFIIANVVVVAVLLFIFKLLLPLTMAFFGKTEVFMVNSLGLPFNSGTIFVVLLLIAFFYFGLKYTRSKGFVHYNTLILCILFILIGFSTWIMLPIRANANTVINENKPSDAREVLAYYNREQYGSNPLFYGPQYTEAFAGLDKNTPYLDKAPNYERDYKTGKYVIVNNYKNAVQNSDDSQKTILPRLWSSENIDNYIIFTNPPEFRLNHDYPFEDDLQKYGIDPSQLSEEDYNKAVAQLKNEIEKTIAEFRQAYAQKEIDSEGYAKFLRSYSDYLIVEKPKTIDNLKFMVEYQFGYMYFRYLMWNFVGRQNDVQGRYDYQDGNWLSGIPFIDELHLGPQQDLPADVLNNKGRNVYFFLPLILGLIGLMFHASKDKKSFYVLFILFLFLGIALKIYLNERPFEPRERDYALVGSFYVFAIWIGFGVYALYESFQKYLAPKIAGPLVIGATLLAVPVLMACQNWDDHDRSGKYTATALAKAYLNSCDPNAILFTIGDNDTFPLWYAQEIEHIRTDVKIVNTSLFMTDWYIDQMKTKTYESNALPISFEHNEYVGDKLDYVAHISKTESRWDIKDFINFIKNPQSTVEMQNGQTIHFFPTNKIRIPIDKNAIIQNKVVAPKFNDSIVPYIDIDIKGSALYKNRLMMLDLVANNNWKRPIYFSPGAFDDEDYLWMKNYLQLEGMVYKLVPIKTKVDKDTSPMDMGGIDTDKMYPIVMKWDWGNSDGDIYHDPETRKNSISYRSILARLMDQLIAEGKTDKAKNVINLALTKMPLEKFGYYSMVEPFAKGYYKIGEKAKAQELLEKLTKKYQENLNYFGKLSLADQNDVAIDIITDIERYRSLLQVMKESGDIAFYNKNRAPFNTYIKIFEHFGRDKE; encoded by the coding sequence ATGGCAGCATTTAATTTTAATAAATGGAATACGATTAGTGGTTGGTGTGTATTTGCAATCGCTTTAATAACCTACACGCTAACAGTTGAACCCACAATGAGTTTTTGGGATTGTGGCGAATACATTGCTACTTCTGCAAAATTAGAAGTAGGTCATCCTCCAGGAGCACCTTTGTTTCAAATGATAGGAGCTTTTTTCGCCATGTTTGCCATAGATAATACTCAAGTTGCCTTGATGGTCAATATGATGTCTGTTTTTTCGAGTGCCTTTACGGTGTTATTCATGTTCTGGTCGTCGTCAATAATCCTAAAGAATATAATTTCAAGAGTTTCTGAACTGAACCAAAATAATTCGATTGTAATCCTAGGAAGTTCTTTTGTTGGCGCTTTAGCTTATACTTTTTCGGACAGTTTTTGGGCCAGCGCCGTAGAAGCAGAAGTATATGCTATGGCTTCTTTACTTATCTCCTTACTTTTTTGGTTGGGTTTACGTTGGGAACAAGATATGGATTCACCAAGAGGTAATCGTTGGCTACTAATTATTTCATTAGTAGTTGGTCTTTCGTTTGGTGTTCACTTCATGGCATTATTAGCCATTCCTGCAGTAGGGTTTCTTTATTATTTCAAGCATTACAAGACAGTTACTGTAAAAAACTTCATTATTGCCAATGTTGTTGTTGTAGCGGTATTATTATTCATTTTCAAATTATTACTTCCTTTAACCATGGCTTTCTTTGGTAAAACCGAAGTTTTTATGGTAAATAGTTTAGGATTGCCTTTTAACTCTGGGACAATTTTCGTAGTATTATTGCTAATTGCTTTCTTTTATTTTGGTTTAAAATATACTCGAAGCAAAGGATTCGTTCACTACAACACCTTAATATTGTGCATTCTGTTTATCTTAATTGGTTTTTCTACCTGGATAATGTTACCGATTCGTGCCAACGCTAATACTGTTATTAACGAAAACAAACCTTCGGATGCACGAGAAGTTTTAGCTTATTACAACAGAGAACAATACGGATCAAACCCTTTATTCTATGGTCCACAATATACAGAAGCTTTTGCAGGTTTAGACAAAAATACTCCTTACCTAGACAAGGCTCCCAATTATGAAAGAGATTACAAAACAGGAAAATATGTTATTGTAAATAATTATAAAAATGCTGTACAAAATAGCGATGACAGTCAAAAAACTATTTTACCAAGACTGTGGAGTAGCGAAAACATTGACAATTATATCATTTTTACAAACCCTCCAGAGTTTAGATTAAATCATGATTACCCTTTTGAAGATGATTTACAAAAATACGGAATCGACCCTAGCCAACTCTCTGAAGAAGATTACAACAAAGCCGTTGCTCAACTTAAAAATGAAATAGAAAAAACAATAGCTGAATTCAGACAGGCCTATGCCCAAAAAGAAATTGACAGCGAGGGGTATGCAAAATTCTTAAGAAGTTACAGCGATTACTTAATTGTTGAAAAACCAAAAACTATTGACAACTTGAAATTCATGGTTGAATACCAATTTGGCTATATGTATTTCCGTTATTTGATGTGGAATTTTGTTGGACGTCAAAACGATGTCCAAGGTCGTTATGATTACCAAGACGGAAACTGGTTGAGTGGGATTCCATTTATCGACGAATTGCATTTAGGTCCACAACAAGACTTGCCAGCTGATGTTTTAAACAACAAAGGACGAAATGTCTATTTCTTTTTACCCCTTATTTTAGGACTAATCGGATTAATGTTTCATGCTAGCAAAGACAAAAAAAGTTTTTATGTTCTATTTATCCTTTTCTTATTTTTAGGAATTGCTTTGAAAATTTACCTCAACGAAAGACCTTTCGAGCCTCGTGAAAGAGATTATGCCTTGGTAGGCTCATTCTATGTGTTTGCTATCTGGATTGGTTTTGGAGTATATGCACTTTACGAAAGTTTCCAGAAATATCTAGCACCAAAAATAGCCGGACCCCTAGTAATTGGAGCTACATTATTAGCTGTTCCTGTCCTTATGGCTTGTCAAAACTGGGATGATCACGACCGTTCTGGTAAATATACCGCAACAGCATTAGCAAAAGCTTATTTGAATTCGTGCGACCCAAATGCTATTTTATTCACCATTGGTGATAATGATACTTTCCCGCTTTGGTACGCTCAAGAAATTGAACACATTAGAACCGATGTAAAAATCGTAAACACTAGCTTGTTTATGACCGACTGGTATATCGACCAAATGAAAACCAAAACATACGAATCTAATGCTTTACCTATATCATTTGAGCATAACGAATATGTGGGTGACAAATTAGATTATGTAGCCCATATATCCAAAACAGAAAGTCGTTGGGACATTAAAGATTTTATCAATTTTATCAAAAACCCACAATCGACGGTTGAAATGCAAAATGGACAAACCATTCATTTTTTCCCAACCAATAAAATCAGAATTCCAATAGACAAGAATGCTATAATTCAAAACAAAGTTGTAGCTCCAAAGTTTAACGACTCTATTGTACCTTACATAGACATTGACATCAAAGGAAGTGCTTTGTACAAAAACCGATTGATGATGCTGGACCTTGTTGCTAATAATAACTGGAAAAGACCGATTTATTTTAGCCCTGGTGCATTTGATGACGAAGATTATTTATGGATGAAAAACTACCTTCAATTAGAAGGAATGGTCTATAAATTAGTTCCTATAAAAACAAAAGTAGATAAAGATACCAGCCCAATGGATATGGGAGGAATTGATACTGACAAAATGTATCCTATTGTAATGAAATGGGATTGGGGCAATAGCGATGGAGACATTTATCACGACCCAGAAACCAGAAAAAACAGCATTTCGTATCGCTCAATTCTAGCCCGATTAATGGATCAATTAATTGCAGAAGGAAAAACAGACAAAGCTAAAAATGTAATCAACCTAGCATTAACAAAAATGCCTTTAGAAAAATTTGGCTATTATTCAATGGTAGAACCTTTTGCCAAAGGCTATTACAAAATAGGCGAAAAAGCAAAAGCACAAGAGTTATTGGAAAAATTAACCAAGAAGTACCAAGAGAACCTTAATTATTTCGGAAAACTTTCTCTTGCTGACCAAAACGACGTTGCTATCGATATCATTACCGACATTGAACGTTATAGAAGTTTGTTACAAGTGATGAAAGAAAGTGGCGATATTGCGTTTTACAACAAAAACAGAGCTCCGTTCAATACTTATATCAAGATTTTCGAACACTTTGGTAGAGACAAAGAATAA
- the rimP gene encoding ribosome assembly cofactor RimP gives MTFKDKVNDLLTQVLQDKPSIFLIDLTITDSFKIIVNIDGDNGVALQDCIDVSRGIENNLDREEQDFSLEVASVGVGSPLKLVRQYKKNVGRTLIVKLETQTIEAELIEANDNFIILSWQAREPKKVGKGKETVQKTLEIPYGDIKEAIVTVIF, from the coding sequence ATGACATTTAAGGATAAAGTTAACGATTTACTAACTCAAGTTTTACAAGACAAACCCTCTATTTTTCTTATTGATTTGACTATTACGGATAGTTTTAAAATAATTGTAAATATCGATGGTGACAACGGAGTAGCTTTGCAAGATTGCATTGATGTTAGTCGGGGAATTGAAAACAATTTAGATAGAGAAGAGCAAGATTTTTCTTTAGAAGTAGCGTCAGTAGGAGTGGGTTCGCCATTAAAATTAGTTCGCCAATACAAGAAAAATGTTGGTAGAACACTAATTGTAAAGTTAGAAACTCAAACAATTGAAGCAGAATTGATTGAAGCTAATGATAATTTTATAATTTTGTCATGGCAAGCTAGAGAGCCAAAAAAAGTTGGGAAAGGAAAGGAAACAGTGCAAAAAACACTAGAGATACCTTACGGAGATATAAAAGAAGCAATTGTTACAGTAATATTTTAA